TGGCTTTAAGGAAGTAGCAAGAATCGGTAAGTTTTCCGGTTGAAACCTTTGCCAGTATTGATGTAAAACTGTGAGTTCGTCTGCAATAAAAGTTGGATCGAGGCGAGGGTTATTTGGGTTTATCGGATAATCCGGAACTTCATAGATGAGCGTCGATTTCATCAACCCTCCGATATCGTGACCGGGGCTAATTAAGCGCAGAGCAACGATAAATTCTTCACCGGGGATTGCAGATGGTGTTAATAAAATTCTGACCGAAGATTCAAAGAGATCGCCTTCTTGAACGAATTGACCGTTAACGAAGATTTTGACATTCTCTGCCCACCAAACCAAGCTCAAACGCAGGGAAAATCCGGTTATTGGATACCTTTGTAAATCGTGGGGAATAACGAAGCGTTGCGCCAGCCAACAAACTTTTTTCCCAGCTTCCCAGACGATATAATCTTTAGGATTGAGGGTAACAGTTTGCCAAGTTTCGGGTTGAATGGGGGGACAACTGCGTTCCGCGATCGCGAAATCTTGGAAGGAACAATACCAAGAATTTTGTACGTCGGTTTGGGTTAACTGACGCAAGCGATCGAGTTGAGCGGTAATTTCTTTAGAGAGGTCTTGCATTACAGGAACGACCGAGGAATTCTATCATTTACCATTCATTATTCATTATTCTAAGCATGAAGCGCGATCGCGTGCCGAACCGTATAGCCCAAACCACTCATCAGAATCAGCAAGAAAAGCAAGGCGATGAGGGCAACCGGCGTTAAGCGAGGCGACGACGACTCAATCCAAATTTCCCGCACGACTAAAGAGATTGAAGCGCCGATGCTATAGCTCAAACTCAACACAATATAAGGCCACTGCTGCCAACTGTGCCAAATCAAAGCTAAAACTAAAAGTAGGGCGCTGGCTAAAAAAAGCATAAAGGATTCGACAAAACGCGGGGGATGTTCCTGACTCAGACGCAGAACGGACTGCCAACTCAACCGCCATAATCTCATCATCTTTAACACCCTCAGATCGCGCTGTTTCTAATCTGTAGGATAACTCGCCAGGACTGCTATCCGCGATCGCACTCTCAAACGACTCGTGAAATATTTTTGAGATCTGAAGATTTGCTCGGAGAGATACACTAAGCTATGTTCGACGCGCAAGCGCACTCGCGCTAAATTCCCGAATTAGTAACCCCCAAAAACGCTCAATGCCCGCTCGAATTTTAGACGGAAAAGCCCTCGCTGAAAAAATCCACCAAGAATTACGCGATCGCATCGCCGCCCTGCAACCCCAAATTGGCCGTCCGCCGGGACTTGCGGTACTCATGGCGGGCGATAACCCGGCTAGCGCTGCTTACGTTCGCAACAAAGAACGCGCCTGCACGAAAGTGGGAATTGCTTCCTTCGGGCGGCATTTCCCCACCGAGACGACGCAGGAGGAATTGGAAGACGCGATCGCCGCCTGCAACCAAGACGAACGCATTGATGGTATTCTCGTTCAATTACCGCTACCCGCTCATCTCGACTCCGTAGCGCTTCTCAACGCGATCGCGCCCCACAAAGATGCAGATGGCTTGCACCCCGTTAACCTCGGACGCTTGCTGCGCGGCGAACCCGGACTTCGCAGTTGCACCCCAGCGGGCGTAATGCGAATGTTAAAGGAAGATCGCATCGAAGTGGCTGGCAAACAAGCTGTCGTCGTCGGACGCAGTATTT
This portion of the Oscillatoria sp. FACHB-1406 genome encodes:
- the folD gene encoding bifunctional methylenetetrahydrofolate dehydrogenase/methenyltetrahydrofolate cyclohydrolase FolD, translating into MPARILDGKALAEKIHQELRDRIAALQPQIGRPPGLAVLMAGDNPASAAYVRNKERACTKVGIASFGRHFPTETTQEELEDAIAACNQDERIDGILVQLPLPAHLDSVALLNAIAPHKDADGLHPVNLGRLLRGEPGLRSCTPAGVMRMLKEDRIEVAGKQAVVVGRSILVGKPLAMMLLAEDATVTVAHSRSHDLAAITRSADILIPAVGKPGLITAEMVKPGAVVVDVGINRIEDASGKARLVGDVDFQAVKEVASAIAPVPGGVGPMTVAMLLQNTVLSYQIICNS